The following coding sequences are from one bacterium window:
- a CDS encoding cytochrome c3 family protein: MKRREFFRNLCVVALISGLVFIQSLSSEAGVKGPCSECHTMHNSQDGAVVNEVNGQELEAQSFLIKGANLNLGNPCLGCHKRNASGQYFKDPAKENPETKENTDAPQVNVNLESTDGKMSAAGTYYYVAKDKTERDGKSCRKGHNVAGMEDDNSGNEDELLGVIPPGGTEDCIRSDVSNQLTCAGASGCHGNRNISDPLASIKGGHHSPATNSYEGRYRDGNTVASSYRMLYHVRGRVASNWEYGDHADKFLEQIDLSGEDVNIYQGTDKGVQGDKRDPGPDRSINGFCGECHGCASDTTGNGFHSLEGLKGSSQSEMSSPWKRHPTDIVMKQNTAYWNYPGVDGKDYSQEVPVGFAKITKTGSVNELQKSERVVLCVSCHRAHGSQYDDSLRWDYNEMRTTSTKGDGCFRCHTDKYNRQD; this comes from the coding sequence GTGAAAAGAAGAGAATTTTTCCGGAATCTCTGTGTAGTGGCACTTATCAGCGGGTTGGTTTTTATCCAGAGTCTATCCAGTGAGGCAGGGGTAAAGGGGCCCTGTTCCGAGTGTCATACCATGCACAACAGCCAGGATGGAGCGGTGGTTAATGAGGTTAACGGCCAGGAATTGGAGGCTCAGTCGTTTTTGATCAAGGGAGCCAATCTGAATCTGGGAAATCCCTGCCTTGGCTGCCATAAAAGAAATGCGAGCGGCCAATATTTTAAGGATCCGGCGAAGGAGAATCCGGAGACGAAGGAAAATACCGATGCCCCTCAGGTCAATGTCAATCTCGAATCGACCGATGGTAAAATGTCGGCTGCGGGGACCTATTACTATGTAGCGAAAGACAAAACCGAGAGGGATGGGAAATCCTGCCGCAAGGGGCATAATGTCGCGGGCATGGAGGACGATAACAGCGGCAATGAAGATGAGCTGCTGGGAGTCATTCCTCCCGGCGGAACGGAAGATTGCATCAGGAGCGATGTCAGTAATCAGTTGACCTGCGCGGGAGCGTCCGGCTGTCACGGGAACAGGAATATATCGGATCCGCTGGCTTCGATCAAGGGCGGGCATCACAGTCCGGCCACTAATAGCTATGAGGGCCGGTATCGGGATGGAAACACGGTAGCCAGCAGTTATCGCATGCTCTATCATGTCAGGGGAAGAGTTGCCAGTAACTGGGAATATGGGGACCATGCTGATAAATTCCTCGAGCAGATCGATCTGAGTGGCGAAGATGTAAATATTTATCAGGGAACTGATAAGGGGGTCCAGGGTGATAAAAGAGACCCCGGCCCGGACCGCTCGATTAACGGCTTTTGTGGTGAGTGTCATGGATGTGCCAGCGATACGACCGGAAATGGTTTTCACAGCCTTGAAGGTTTGAAGGGATCCAGCCAAAGCGAAATGAGCTCTCCCTGGAAACGGCATCCGACCGATATCGTCATGAAGCAAAATACTGCCTATTGGAACTATCCGGGTGTCGATGGCAAGGACTATTCACAGGAAGTGCCGGTTGGTTTTGCCAAGATCACTAAGACCGGCTCGGTGAATGAACTCCAGAAATCAGAACGGGTTGTCCTCTGCGTATCCTGTCATAGGGCACACGGATCACAGTATGATGATTCTCTGCGATGGGACTACAATGAGATGCGAACCACTTCAACCAAGGGGGATGGCTGTTTCCGGTGTCATACGGATAAGTATAACAGGCAGGATTAA
- a CDS encoding 6-bladed beta-propeller, which translates to MCCVGFPSFAVAGGGAGIRTEWLFDVRGIQKGHSFNHPLGIFLDNSQKKIYIADTDNREVAVFSLSGEPLGILRTERPLSRPLGVLSDAEGKIYISYRDKECLEIFDAGGKFLSSLPSPELLKDHGFSAGKFVLGPGGRIYAVNRKTGEIWVFERNGSLAFRFGGRGSGKGKFQLITDIFFREGKIYLSDSQGIPVQVFSLEGKYLGSFGRHGQHEEDFSFPQSICVDRHQRIWVVDAFRHRIKVYDQEGNYLSGFGTYGTEAGKFCFPVDLDFDDQDRIYILEKSSNRFQVFQIEGKQGLETGQGEKTKHVDKR; encoded by the coding sequence ATGTGCTGTGTGGGATTTCCCTCCTTTGCTGTCGCCGGGGGGGGGGCAGGTATCAGGACGGAGTGGCTTTTCGATGTGCGGGGAATCCAGAAAGGTCACTCCTTCAATCATCCTCTGGGAATATTCCTGGATAACTCTCAAAAGAAGATTTATATTGCAGATACAGATAACCGGGAGGTGGCCGTATTCTCCCTTTCGGGAGAACCATTAGGCATACTCCGGACTGAGCGTCCGCTTTCCCGCCCGCTGGGGGTGTTGAGCGATGCGGAGGGGAAAATTTATATCAGCTATCGGGATAAAGAATGCCTGGAGATTTTCGATGCCGGGGGAAAATTTCTCTCCTCCCTTCCCTCCCCTGAATTGCTGAAGGATCATGGATTTTCAGCAGGAAAGTTCGTGCTGGGTCCGGGAGGCAGGATATATGCAGTCAATCGAAAAACCGGCGAAATCTGGGTGTTTGAGCGGAATGGATCTTTAGCCTTCCGCTTTGGCGGCAGAGGATCGGGGAAAGGCAAATTTCAGCTTATCACCGACATCTTCTTTCGGGAAGGAAAGATTTACCTGAGCGATTCTCAGGGGATTCCCGTGCAGGTATTCAGTCTGGAAGGCAAGTATCTCGGCTCCTTCGGAAGGCATGGTCAGCACGAGGAAGACTTTTCTTTTCCCCAGAGCATTTGTGTAGACCGACATCAGAGGATATGGGTAGTGGATGCTTTCCGCCACCGGATCAAGGTATATGATCAGGAGGGTAACTATTTATCCGGCTTTGGCACTTATGGAACGGAAGCGGGGAAATTTTGTTTTCCCGTCGATCTTGACTTTGATGATCAGGACAGGATATATATATTAGAAAAAAGCAGCAATAGATTTCAGGTATTTCAGATTGAGGGAAAACAGGGATTAGAGACAGGGCAAGGAGAGAAGACGAAACATGTAGATAAAAGATAA